One Anastrepha obliqua isolate idAnaObli1 chromosome 6, idAnaObli1_1.0, whole genome shotgun sequence DNA window includes the following coding sequences:
- the LOC129250066 gene encoding uncharacterized protein LOC129250066, with protein sequence MSVKRGRPRDLDKCQKINTCILSFKDDIVCGDSVASKSNNVWQTLSAQTGLSASALYSRVICNRYGIRDELFGLSDEKHEDDHPIDDTIDSVNSSCPDRSNNLLICFGPDEFNQMTERNTYSSKDARRRNKKREVLHFKPGVWEVAVNDRLYAMYKISCGFHFRKHHLSSERGAGSFSGYCKCGSEIEGIISDIGKSTVNVSCLITRGTGKCGKRYCRAPEREDIGNELHAKNIAPSTFRALRAKEKMVKCSDPEPGTLYSASM encoded by the exons ATGAGTGTCAAACGCGGTAGGCCTCGTGatcttgacaaatgtcaaaaaattaacacaTGTATATTATCATTTAAGGATGATATAGTTTGCGGTGATTCAGTTGCATCTAAATCGAACAATGTGTGGCAAACATTATCCGCTCAAACAGGGTTATCCGCATCGGCCCTTTATAGCCGAGTGATCTGTAATCGGTATGGCATCCGAGACGAACTCTTCGGATTATCAGACGAAAAACATGAGGACGACCACCCTATTGACGATACAATTGACTCGGTTAATTCATCTTGCCCTGATAGAAGcaacaatttattaatttgcttCGGACCGGATGAATTTAACCAAATGACGGAGAGAAATACATATTCTTCAAAAGACGCAAGACGACGCAACAAGAAGCGAGAAGTGCTGCACTTCAAACCCGGTGTATGGGAGGTTGCAGTGAATGATCGCCTGTATGCGATGTACAAAATTTCATGTGGATTTCACTTCAGGAAACACCACCTGTCATCAGAACGAGGAGCCGGCTCGTTCTCGGGGTATTGTAAGTGTGGCAGTGAAATCGAGGGAATAATAAGTGATATCGGAAAAAGTACAGTTAATGTGAGCTGTCTGATAACGCGGGGTACTGGTAAATGTGGCAAACGATATTGTCGCGCCCCTGAGCGAGAAG ATATTGGGAATGAGTtacatgcaaaaaatattgctccGTCAACATTTCGAGCTCTCCGTGCGAAggaaaaaatggtaaaatgCAGTGATCCTGAACCGGGCACTCTTTACAGTGCATCG ATGTAA